The sequence below is a genomic window from Tenacibaculum tangerinum.
GTAAATTCACCCCTGTTTGGTTAGCCAAACACAATACTACAAATACCACATCTGCCAATTCTTCACCTAAATCTTTGTGTTTATCGCTTTCTTTTTCGCTTTGCTCTCCATAACGACGGGCAATAATTCGAGCCACTTCCCCTACTTCTTCCGTAAGTTGCGCCATATTGGTTAGCTCGTTAAAATAACGAACTCCGTGGTTTTTAATCCAATCGTCTACTTGTTGTTGTGCGTCTTGTATATTCATGTTTGTTGCTTTAATGGCTATAGCGTATTTGATATGATCTTATACTTATTTTTTTTAAGAACATGATATTTTATATCAAACTAACATTTTTTATTAAATTTCCAAAGATAAAAACTTCTATTTCTTAATTGATTCGCCAAGGCTTATTTTTTCTTTTCTTGTCTGCTTTGTATAGAACTAGCTTATTTCCATCTGAGTCTAATACATGAGCTTCTCTATATATAAACATGTTTGATGTTTAGGTAATTGCGTAAATTGAATTCCTTTTTGTTACAATATCGCTACCAATACACCTAAATAAGCATCCTCAAAACACAACACCTACCTTCTCCTTGAGATTTTTTCCGCTTGATGAATCGAACACATCTAGGAATGGACACGTTTAGAGTATGAATTTGGTTTTACTAAAGAAATAATAACTCTTATTTCAGAAGAACTAGATTTTGATAGAATAAAAAGCTAAAGTCGTATTTAAAAAGTAGAAAATTAAAAACTGCATGAATTAGCTATTGTCTTATAAACATACAAACTCCTTATGTGCTTGATGAATTTATGCTGTTATAGAAATGTTAAAAAATTGTTCTTTCATTTAAAATGACTAATTTAGTCGCTTATAAAAAACTGAATAGCAAAAATTAAACATGCACCTAATGAAAAAAATAGTTTACTTATTGGCATTTTCTATTGCCTTGGTTTCATGTAAAGAGGAACAAAAAGATTATGTTACTTTTTCAGGAAAAATTACCAATAAGAACTCTGATTCTGTAATCATTTCTAATCCACAATT
It includes:
- a CDS encoding nucleotide pyrophosphohydrolase, whose protein sequence is MNIQDAQQQVDDWIKNHGVRYFNELTNMAQLTEEVGEVARIIARRYGEQSEKESDKHKDLGEELADVVFVVLCLANQTGVNLQEAFEKKLDIKTKRDHDRHQNNKKLQ